From the Propionispora hippei DSM 15287 genome, the window GCTGGCCGCCAGGCTGCATGAGCTGGAGTCGCAGCTGGAAAAACTGCGAAATCTGTTGGAAAACGATCTGGCTGAGTTTGAACTTACCCGGCTCTTTACCCGTTATTCCCCGCTGGTTTTATACGGCTGGCTGGAAGACGAGATCAGGCTGCTGACCAATGTCTTGGGCGAGCGGTTTTTCCAGGAGGAGGACAAAATTATTATCGAGGCCGGCCGCTTAAAGCAACTGGAGGAAAGGGTGCTGCAAATCCTGCCGGCCGGCCAGGCCAAACGGCTGCTGTCGGAGCTGCGCCGCCTTCGCTATAAACCGTTTACCGATTTACTGCAAAGATATCCGGAATACACACTGTCGCTGGCGGAACGGTATAATAAGCTGCTGCGACCGGTGATTATTCAGGGGCAGCCGGTTTGGCTCGACCCGGACCGTTATTACGATTTTGCCAAGACGCTGATTCACGTATTTCGCAATGCCGTCGCCCACGGTCTGGAAACACCGGAGGAACGTTTGGCGATGGGCAAGGAGGAGTGGGGGCGGATTAGCTGCAGCATCAGAGAGGAGGACGGCCGTCTGGTGGTTGCCATTAGCGATGATGGCCGGGGGATGGATGAGCTGGCCATTAAGGAAGTCGCCATTCAAAAAGGCGTGGCCAGGCCGGAGCAGCTACAGGGCCTATCCCGGGAGGAAACGCTGCGGTTGGTGTTGGCCGACCGGTTTTCCAGCGCCGCAACCGTGGATGAGCTGGCCGGACGCGGGGTAGGGCTGTCTGCCGTATTGGAAGAGGTCGATCGCCTGGGCGGGCAGATTCATATTGTCAGCGAAGAGAAAAAAGGTACGACCTTCACGTTTGTCCTGCCATTGGAACCGTTGGAACTGCCGGAAGGCTTTGACGTAACGTTTTTTGCCGAACAACTGCAGCACCAGACCGGCAGGTACTTGTCCGAGGAATACCGGATACAGGTGGAAGCAGTACAGGAGTTGGCCGCGGAGTGCAATATGATTCCCATGCAGGAGCTCAGCTCGTTTATCGACTTTCAGGGCGCCTGGCCTGGCCGGGTGATGTTTAGCAGCAGCGCCGGTTTTGCCCGGCAACTGGCCGGCGATTTTTTGCCTGACGGCCTGGTTGCCGAAGAGCAGCAGATGCTGGTGGAAAGCGTGTTTTCCGAAGTCTGTAATACAATTGCCGGCAATGCACTGCAGCTTTTGCCCGGCGGTCAGGTGCCGCTCAGCATGGGAACCCCTGTTACCATCTGGGCGGAGGGTGCTTCGGCCAAATATGCCGCTGCGGCCGTTCGCCTGTGGCAAATACAGACAAACGCAGGACCGATTGCATTGAGTTTAATATCCTTAACCAAGGAGAGGGAGGACGCATATGGCGCAAGTACTGGTGGTAGATGACGCATTGATCATGCGTAGAACGATTGGTGGCATGTTAGAAAAAAACGGGCATACCGTAGCGGCGGAAGCCGGTAATGGCGTGCAGGCTGTGGAAGCCTACCGGCAGCACCGGCCCGATCTGGTAACTATGGATATTACCATGCCTGGGATGGACGGCATTGAAGCGCTAAAGCAGATTGTCGCCCTGGACCCGGCAGCGAGGGTGATGATTGTCAGTGCGCTGGGACAGCAGCACAAGGTGTTTGACGCCTTGCAATACGGGGCTAAAAGCTACATTCTTAAACCTTTTAAGGAAGAACGGCTGATTGGTGTAATCAATGATATTTTGGAAAACCGGACATGCGGTGATTTTGTTTCCGAACGGCTGGGCAACCGGATGGCTGAGCCGGAGGACAAGCTGCCGCCCGGCGTGGATTTAGCGGCTATTTCCCTGCCCCATACTGCTGCCTTTGCTGCGGAGGAGGATAGCGAGAGCTTAAAAGTCACGGTAGTCCGGCAATTTGTGCAGCGGGATTTTGCCGAATTGTCCCGGTTGACGGCGGAGCGGGCCGCCAGCGGCGCCGGGCAGTTCAGCCTCGATCTTACGAAGTGCCAGGCCGTTCATGACGGCGTGGCGCCAGGTTTTGCCGACCTGCTGGAAAAGCTCGCGCTGGCAGGTCTGCAAGTGCGGGTCAGTTGCCACACTCAGGACTATTTGCGTTTTTTCCGGAATGTACCTGCTCTGGGAGCGGTTGAGTTTATCTTGCTGAAAAAGTGAAAATAATAAAAAAAACAGGGGATGCGTAGACGGTGGAGGTTTATGTATACCCTGTTGTTTTTGCATATCTGCATAAAAACTTGTATTTTCGCTTAGTATTTGGTATATAGTAACAGAAAAGCAAAATAGCCGGCTCTATCGCCGCGATGGGGATATGGCCGGTGGGGGAGGCGGGTTGGTGTGATTACAGATGGTGAAATCGCCTTACGGCTGCTGGTGGCCGGTATCCTGGGAGGAATTATCGGCTATGAACGGCAGGCCAAGCATAAGGCGGCCGGGCTTAGAACACACACGCTGGTTAGTATCGGGTCCTGCCTGATTATGATCCTGTCCATCAGTCTTTACGAAATGGTCCAGGGGAAAACCAATGCCGATCCGGCCCGGCTGGCGGCCCAGGTAGTGAGCGGCATCGGTTTTCTGGGAGCCGGCAGCATTATGAAAGAGGGACTTACCGTCAAAGGATTAACCACGGCGGCCAGTTTATGGGTTGTTTCCGGCGTGGGACTGGCGGCGGGAGGCGGTTTTTATGTCAGCGCGTTGATGACTACCGTATTGGTGTTTAGTATTTTGGTTATTTTGACCCGCATGGAGGCAAGACTATACAGTAAGCAGTTTATCAATATAGTTGTCACCAGCGAGGACCGGCCGGAGCAGATCGGGGCTATTGGGGCCTGTCTTGGCGGTCATGGGGTCAGCATCCGCGACCTAAAGATCGAAGAAAACAATCATCATCTGCTGTTTCATCTGTTGCTGCAATTGCCGGATAAACACAATATGAACTGTATACTGGCTAATTTGGCGGCGATATCCGGGGTAAAATCGGTGGCCTGCGATTCGGCGGGAATGGTGCGGGAGCATGAACTGCAGTAAAATTTTTGTAAAATGTATTGACAAATGACACATGTCCTGGGATAATGTATTCAATGTTACAAACTTGCCTAACAGATAGGCAGGTTTGGTGAAAAGTGATGACTGGGATAAATCAACAAAGCTTGCTGCAGAGAGCCGGTGGCTGCTGTGAACCGGTGCAACCTGTTGAGATAGCTCACCCACGAACTCCTTTATTGAGGCCGCATTGCGGTTAGATAAAGGCGCCTGCCGGGCGTTGACCGGAAGTTGGCTTGAAGAGCCGGCGTTTGAGTACAGTGTAGGGTGGTACCGCGGTTTAACCGCCCCTATTGACGAAAGTCAATAGGGGCGGTTTTTTGAATTGGAAAAGGAGGGATACGGTGAGGCAGGTGTTATCCATTCTGGTGCAGAATCAGCCCGGCGTGCTGGTCAGGGTTGCCGGCATGTTTTCCCGGCGGGGGTTCAATATTGACAGCCTCACGGTCGGTGTAACCCAGGACCCGGAGTACTCACGCATTACGGCGGCCGTTTGCGGCGATCAGTCCGTAGTGGATCAGGTGACCAAGCAACTGGAAAAGCTAGTGGAAGTGGTGGCTGTGCAAAGTCTGTCACAGACTTCTTCTGTCACCAGGGGAATGGCCTTATTAAAGGTCCGGGCCGGCGACAAGCGTACCGAGGTACTGAAGCTTGCCGAGGTATTCCGGGCTAATGTGGTGGATGTGCAGGAAACGACCCTGACCCTGGAGATTACCGGCGACGAGGATAAAATCAATGCACTGGCGGATCTTCTTGTGCCATACGGATTGTTGGAAATGATCCGTACCGGTCTTATCGGTTTGGCACGGGGTGAAAATACAATATATCAATACGAGGAGAGATACACTCATGACGAAAATGTACTATGATCAAGATGCAAACTGGGAAATGATTCAACATAAGACGGTAGCGGTTATCGGTTACGGCAGTCAGGGCCATGCCCATGCACTTAACCTGAAAGACAGCGGCGTCAATGTGGTCATTGGTCTATATAAAGGCAGCAAATCCTGGACCAAGGCCGAACAGGAGGGACTGAAAGTGGCGCCGGTTGCCGAAGCCGTGGCTTCCGCCGATATCACGATGATTCTGATTCCCGATGAACGGCAGGCTCAGGTATACCGCACCGAAATCGCCCCCAACCTAAAGGAAGGTTCGGCTCTGGTATTTGCTCATGGCTTTAACATTCATTTCAATCAAATCGTGCCTCCCGCTAATGTAGACGTGTTTATGGTAGCACCGAAAGGCCCCGGCCATTTAGTACGCCGCGTATATCAGGAAGGCAAAGGCGTGCCCTGTCTGATGGCTGTGCATCAGGACTATACCGGTAATGCCCAGGAAACCGCGTTGGCCTACGCCCGCGGTATTGGCGGTACCCGCGCCGGCGTT encodes:
- a CDS encoding ATP-binding protein, yielding MRIRSKLMVVVFFFGFMPLVSLFWFAGRTGLEAHSGFQYAMTMTLIGTILVGLFTPGLVKQWIFGSKLENMQQFCQAVKEGRYDVHLPVGNSTNDQQDENEWQVLMRHMNWMAHCIKVNAADLQQAVDHLRESQQEIRLQRDELEQAQVRQLAVQAQLERKTQDLSEMVGKIRNLLDNAGQGFLTFAGDLKVAGEYSAECVMLFNREIGGEFVPALFYPGDEQQQNFLKALFNKIFKEEDTFLRDNYISLLPEEILLGDTYIKAAYKLIQSPLEPYGRQILLILTDVTEQRCMAEQIEQERNILSMVVHAVTGYHEFSKARQDYGIFCREELSAILASSRTAAERVDMIFRAVHTWKGIFAQLDMQTLAARLHELESQLEKLRNLLENDLAEFELTRLFTRYSPLVLYGWLEDEIRLLTNVLGERFFQEEDKIIIEAGRLKQLEERVLQILPAGQAKRLLSELRRLRYKPFTDLLQRYPEYTLSLAERYNKLLRPVIIQGQPVWLDPDRYYDFAKTLIHVFRNAVAHGLETPEERLAMGKEEWGRISCSIREEDGRLVVAISDDGRGMDELAIKEVAIQKGVARPEQLQGLSREETLRLVLADRFSSAATVDELAGRGVGLSAVLEEVDRLGGQIHIVSEEKKGTTFTFVLPLEPLELPEGFDVTFFAEQLQHQTGRYLSEEYRIQVEAVQELAAECNMIPMQELSSFIDFQGAWPGRVMFSSSAGFARQLAGDFLPDGLVAEEQQMLVESVFSEVCNTIAGNALQLLPGGQVPLSMGTPVTIWAEGASAKYAAAAVRLWQIQTNAGPIALSLISLTKEREDAYGASTGGR
- a CDS encoding response regulator yields the protein MAQVLVVDDALIMRRTIGGMLEKNGHTVAAEAGNGVQAVEAYRQHRPDLVTMDITMPGMDGIEALKQIVALDPAARVMIVSALGQQHKVFDALQYGAKSYILKPFKEERLIGVINDILENRTCGDFVSERLGNRMAEPEDKLPPGVDLAAISLPHTAAFAAEEDSESLKVTVVRQFVQRDFAELSRLTAERAASGAGQFSLDLTKCQAVHDGVAPGFADLLEKLALAGLQVRVSCHTQDYLRFFRNVPALGAVEFILLKK
- a CDS encoding MgtC/SapB family protein; protein product: MTDGEIALRLLVAGILGGIIGYERQAKHKAAGLRTHTLVSIGSCLIMILSISLYEMVQGKTNADPARLAAQVVSGIGFLGAGSIMKEGLTVKGLTTAASLWVVSGVGLAAGGGFYVSALMTTVLVFSILVILTRMEARLYSKQFINIVVTSEDRPEQIGAIGACLGGHGVSIRDLKIEENNHHLLFHLLLQLPDKHNMNCILANLAAISGVKSVACDSAGMVREHELQ
- the ilvN gene encoding acetolactate synthase small subunit, which codes for MRQVLSILVQNQPGVLVRVAGMFSRRGFNIDSLTVGVTQDPEYSRITAAVCGDQSVVDQVTKQLEKLVEVVAVQSLSQTSSVTRGMALLKVRAGDKRTEVLKLAEVFRANVVDVQETTLTLEITGDEDKINALADLLVPYGLLEMIRTGLIGLARGENTIYQYEERYTHDENVL
- the ilvC gene encoding ketol-acid reductoisomerase, with protein sequence MTKMYYDQDANWEMIQHKTVAVIGYGSQGHAHALNLKDSGVNVVIGLYKGSKSWTKAEQEGLKVAPVAEAVASADITMILIPDERQAQVYRTEIAPNLKEGSALVFAHGFNIHFNQIVPPANVDVFMVAPKGPGHLVRRVYQEGKGVPCLMAVHQDYTGNAQETALAYARGIGGTRAGVLVTTFKEETETDLFGEQAVLCGGASELVKAGFETLVEAGYQPEIAYFECLHELKLIVDLMYEGGLAAMRYSISDTAEYGDYMIGKRIVTQETRAEMKKVLSEIQNGVFAKNWILENQANRPEFSATRRKEAEQQIEVVGKKLRSMMSWLKK